From the Streptomyces nodosus genome, the window GCCTGGTCGGGGTCGGGGACGATCGGGGCGAGTGTCCCGTCGAAGTCGAAGGCGAGTACGGCCCGCCCCGGCCGCTCCAGGATGGCGTCGAGTCCGTCGCGCCCTGCCTGGGTGGCGGGCGTCGGCAAGGAGTCCCTATGGCTGCCCATGGCACGACCCTAGCGGCGCGGGGCGGGGCCCACCCATGACTCGGGGCATGCGCACGGCGCTTTTCGGTCGCCGCGATCCGCTGCGCGGCGGGCTCAGCGCTCCGCTCGGCGGGACTCCCGGACCCGGCGGAGCCGGTTGACGGTGACCGGGGCGTGCGCCAGGGCCCTCGGATCGTCCAGCAGGGCGTTGAGCAGTTGGTAGTACCGGACGGGCGCCAGCCCGAGCCGCTCCCGTATGGCCCGCTCCTTGGCCCCGGGCCCCGGGAATCCCCGCTCCTCCAGGGCGAGAATCGCCTTCTCCCGCACGGTCAGCTCCTCCATGCCCGACACGGTAACCGGCCCCACCGACATCACCGCCGGCCACCCGGCCCGGCACCGTGCGCGGCTGCCGCCCCCGGACAGGGGGGCGTCATGCGCGGCTGCCACCCCCGGACGCAGGCATGCCAGGAGCGGCGAGCGCCGCTCCACCGCTTCCCACGGTCACCGGGCGCACCGCAGCCCGGCCCCCGGTCCGGGGGGTGACCCAGCGCTTCCGCCCGGCCCGGGGAGGGTGACTCGGCGCTTCCCCCGGCCCGGTGCGCCCCGGACCCGGTGCCGTCGCCCGGGGTGCGGGCCGTCCGGAAGGGATCCCCCCGTGTAAGTGGACTAGACCTCTTCCGGGTGTACGCGCCACACTGTTCTCGTGGAACATGTCATCGCCCTCGATGTGGGCGGCACCGGGATGAAGGCCGCACTGGTGGGGGCCGGGGGCGAGCTGCTGCATCAGACGCGCCGGGACACCGGGCGCGAGCGGGGGCCCGACGCGGTGGTGGAGTCGATCCTCGCCTTCGCCGCCGAGCTGCGCGCGCACGGAGAGCGGCACCTCGGCGCACCCGCCGCCGCGGTCGGCGTCGCCGTCCCCGGAATCGTCGACGCCGACGAGGGCGTCGCCGTCTACTCGGCCAACCTCGGCTGGCGTGACGTCCCGCTGCGCGCACTGCTCGGCCGCCGGCTGGGCGGCGTACCCGTGGCGCTCGGGCACGATGTGCGCAGCGGCGGGCTCGCCGAGGGCCGTATCGGCGCGGGCCGGGGAGCCGACCGCTTTCTGTTCGTGCCGCTGGGCACCGGCATCGCGGGCGCCATCGGCATCGGCGGCCGGGTCGAGGCCGGCGCCCACGGCTTCGCGGGCGAGATCGGCCATGTCGTCGTACGGCCCGGCGGCACCCCCTGCCCCTGCGGTCAGCAGGGCTGTCTGGAGCGCTATGCGTCGGCCTCGGCAGTGAGCCGGGCGTGGGCCGAGGCCACCGGGGACCCGGAGGCGGACGCGGCGGACTGCGCGAAGGCCGTCGCATCCGGCAACGGTGACGCCCTGCGGGTCTGGCAGGAGGCCGTGGACGCGCTCGCCGACGGCCTGGTCACCGCGCTCACCCTGCTGGACCCCCGCACCCTGATCATCGGCGGCGGGCTCGCCGAGGCGGGAGAGACCTTGTTCGCCCCGCTGCGGGACGCCGTCCGGCGGCGGGTCACCTTCCAGAAGCTGCCGTCGATCGTCCCCGCAGCGCTCGGGGACACCGCCGGATGCCTGGGCGCGGGACTCCTCGCCTGGGATCTCCTCGAATCCACCGACCCTGCGGAGGTAACCACCTGATGGCCACGCGCAAGATCCTCGCCGGTGCCCGGGTGGTGCTGCCCACCGGGACCGTGGACGGCGGCCGCCTCGTCGTGGAGGGCACCCGGATCGCCGGGCACTCCCCCACGGGCCCGGCCGGATCCCCCGTCCCGGACACCGAGACCGCCGAAAACGCCGAAAACGCCGAGATCATCGATGTACGGGGGCACTGGCTGGTCCCCGGCTTCGTCGACATGCACAACCACGGCGGCGGCGGCGCCTCCTTCTCCGGCACGGCCGAGGACGCCCTCACGGCCGTCCGCACCCATCGGCTGCACGGCACCACCACCGTGGTGGCCTCGACCGTCACCGACGACATGGACGTCCTGGTCGGGCACGCCGGACTGCTGTCCGAGCTGGCCGAGCAGGGCGATATCGCCGGCATCCACTTCGAGGGCCCCTTCATCTCGCCCTGCCGCAAGGGCGCCCACTCCGAGGCGCTGCTGCGCGACCCGGATCCGGCGGAGGTCCGCAAGCTGATCGACGCCGCCCGCGGCCGGGCGAAGATGGTCACGCTCGCCACCGAGCTGCCCGGCGGCCTGGACTCGGTACGGCTGCTCGCCGAGCACGGAGTGATCGCGGCGATCGGGCACACGGACGCCACCTATGAGCAGACGGTGGCGGCCATCGACGCGGGCGCCACGGTCGCCACCCATCTCTTCAACGCGATGCCCCAGCTCGGCCATCGCGCGCCCGGCCCCATCGCCGCGCTGCTGGAGGACGAGCGGATCACGGTCGAGCTGATCGACGACGGCACCCATCTGCATCCGGCCTCCCTCCAGCTGGCGTTCCATCACGCGGGCGCGGCGCGGGTCGCGTTCATCACGGACGCGATGGACGCGGCGGGCTCCGGCGACGGCCGATATCTGCTCGGCCCGCTGGAGGTCGAGGTCAGCGACGGTGTGGCGCGTCTGGTGGAGGGCGGCTCGATCGCCGGTTCGACGCTCACCCTGGACCGCGCGTTCCGGCGTGCGGTCACCGTGGACCGGCTGCCGGTGGAGGACGTCGTCGCGGCCCTCTCGGCCAACCCGGCGAAGCTGCTGGGCGTCGACGACCGGGTGGGCTCCCTGGAGCCCGGTAAGGACGCCGACCTGGTGCTGCTGGACGAGGACTTCGTCCTCAAGGGCGTGATGCGCCGCGGCGAGTGGGTGGTCGATCCCCGACTGGGGTGATTCATCTCCCAGTTGACGGGGTGTGGTGGCCCCCGGGGGCTGGGCCGGCACCCTCTCCTTTGGCATGATCGAGCCTTCGCACACGCCGACGGCGAGCGCGGTCCGCCTCCCGGATCACCTCCGGAGCCCGGGTTCCGGGGCGCACGGACCGCGCCGTCCTGACTCTCGGGGGAGGTCCCGTGATCCTGACGGTCACGCTGAACACCGCTCTCGACATCACCTATCGCGTACGGACGTTGCGGCCGCACGGCTCGCACCGGGTCTCCGAGGTGGCCGAACGGCCCGGCGGCAAGGGGCTGAACGTGGCCCGGGTGCTCGCCGCGCTCGGCCACGAGGTGACGGCCACGGGTTTCGCCGGCGGCGGGACGGGCCGCCTGCTGCGGGAGCAACTCGCCCGCACCCACGGCGTGGTGGACGCGCTGCTCCCGGTCGGGGGCGCGACCCGGCGCACCGTCGCGGTGGTCGACGGGACGACCGGGGACACCACCCAGCTCAACGAGCCGGGACCGGTGATCACACCCGCCGAGTGGTCGGCCTTTCTGGAGGCCTACGAGAACAAGGTGCGCTCGTCGGCGGCGGTGGCCCTGTGCGGCAGCCTGCCGCCGGGGGTGCCCGTGGGGGCGTACGCCCAACTGGTGCGCACCGCACGGGCGGCGGGCGTGCCCGTGCTGCTGGACACCAGTGGCGAGCCGCTGCGCCGGGGGGTCGCCGCCCGCCCGGACATGGTCAAGCCGAACGCCGACGAACTGGCCGAACTCACCGGTTCCCACGAGCCCTTGGGGGCCACCCGGGACGCCCGCAGGCGCGGGGCGCACACCGTGATCGCCTCGCTGGGCGCCCAGGGTCTGCTCGCCGTGAACGCGGAGGGCCACTGGCGGGCCGGCCCGCCGCACCGGCTCCGGGGCAACCCCACGGGCGCGGGCGACTCGGCGGTGGCGGGCCTGCTGTCGGGCCTGGTGGACGGGTTGCCGTGGCCCGCGCGGCTGGCCCGGGCGGTGGCCCTGTCCACGGCGACGGTCCTGGCACCCGCGGCGGGCGAGTTCGACCGCCGGGCCTACGAGGAACTGCTGGGCCGCGTCACCGTGACCGAAGAGGCGAACGCGGCCTGACGGCACCCCGGCGGGGGTCGCCTCCCGAACGCCTCACTGCCCTGCGCCGGGGTAGCCGCGGGCCCGGACCAGGTCCTGGGTGAGACGGGTGAAGGCGCGGGCGGCGGCGCTCTGATAGCTGCTCCCGCGCCGCAGCAGGGTGACGGTGCGTGCGGGCAGGGCGGGTTCCAGAGGGACGGGGCGCAGATGCGGATGGTCGTGGGTGACGGCGTCCGGGAGCACGGTGGCGATCGGGGCGCGCCGCACTATCTCGACGAGGGCCTGGACGGAGTTGGCCTCCACCGCGATACGGGGCCGTATCCGGTGGGCCGCGAAATGGGCGTCGATATGGCTCCGGGTGGCGAAGTCACCGTTCAGCAGGGCGAGCTGCCGCTCGCCCAGGTCCCGTACCGGTAGTGGGCGGGGCGGGCCGTCCCCGGGGTCGTGGTCGCCGGTGACCAGGCTCAGGGTCTCCGTGAACAGGGTCGTCGACGAGACCCCGGGCAGATGGGGACCGGAGAAGGCGATGCCGAGGTCGAGGTCGTCGGCGAGCAGGTCCGACTCGATGCGGTCCTGGGTCAGCTCTCTGAGGTCCAGGGTGATGCCGGGGTGCCGGTCGTGCAGCGCGGCGACCAGGGGGCCCACCAGATAGGCGCTGAAGGTCGGCGTCGCGGCCAGGCGCAGATGGCCGCGGCTCAGGTCCTGGACGTCCTGGACGGCACGCCGGCCGGCCTCCAGGTCCCTGAGGGCCCGACGGGCATGGCGCGCATAGGTCTCGCCGGCGTCGGTGAGCCGCACACTGCGTCCGGTGCGGTCGAGCAGCGGCACCCCCACGATCCGCTCCAGCTGTCTGACCTGCTGGGAGAGCGTGGGCTGGGAGATGCGCAGCTCCTCGGCGGCACGCGTGAAGCTGCCGTGCTCGGCCACGGCGAGCAGATAGCGCAGATGACGCAGTTCCGGAGCCATGAAAACAAGTATAGATATGAGCAATGGGAGACATGGGCACTGCGTCTTGGACTCTATAGAGCCAGGTCATGCATGGTGGATTCACCGGGTCCTGAAAGGCCGGAAACCCACCGAGGGGAGTGACTCATGCGCGACCTCGCCGAGGGCGTCACGCGTTTCCAGCGGGATGTGCACCCCGTCAAGGCGGACCTTTTCGCCCGCCTCGCCACGCACCACACACCGCACACCCTGTTCATCGGCTGCTCCGACGCCCGTGTCGTCCCGGAGCTGATCACGGCCAGTGAACCGGGCGAGCTGTTCGTCGTCCGCACCGCGGGCAATCTCGTCCCGGCCCACGCACCGGACCCGGACGCCGTGGCGGCGAGCATCGAGTTCGCCGTCGCCGTCCTGGGCGTGTCCGACATCGTGGTGTGCGGGCACTCCGGCTGCGGCGCCATGACGGCCCTGGCCGAGGCCCATGATCTGCGCGAGGTGCCGGCGGTCGCCCGGTGGCTGCGGCACGCGGACGCCTCCCGCGCCCGTACCGCCGCCCGCGGGGACGTCGCGGCGCTGGTGCGGCAGAACGTGCTCGCCCAGCTGGCGAACCTGGCCACCCACCCCTCGGTCGCCCGTGCCCGGGCCGAAGGCGCCCTCACCCTGCACGGCTGGGTCTACGACATCGCCACCGGAGGCGTCGAGACCGTCGGCACCGACGACCGGGCCACCGCGGGCGCCGCCTGACCACCGGCCCGGCGCCTTCCGGCCGGCCCGGGCCCCCTTCGACCCGGCCCTGCGACTTCGCAGGAGACCGGGTGTCCCCCCCCACCCCGTGAACAGAGAGGAACCCCCCATGCCGCACGCCCAGTTCGACCCCACCGCCCGTGAGACCCTCGCCATCACCGCGGTCGAGGCCAAGACCCGCAAGGACCTCACCTGGCAGCAGATCGCCGACGCGTCCGGCCTGTCGGTGGCCTTCACCACCGCCGCCGTGCTCGGTCAGCACGCCCTGCCCGAGGCCTCCGCGCAGGCCGTCGGCGAGCTGCTCGGCCTGGACGCCGACGCCGTGACGCTGCTCCAGACGATCCCGACCCGCGGTTCGATCCCCGGTGGCATCCCGACCGACCCGACCATCTACCGCTTCTACGAGATGCTCCAGGTGTACGGCACCACGCTGAAGGCCCTGGTGCACGAGCAGTTCGGTGACGGCATCATCTCCGCGATCAACTTCAAGCTGGAGGTGAAGAAGGTCGCCGACCCCGAGGGCGGCGAGCGCGCGGTGATCACCCTGGACGGCAAGTACCTGCCCACCAAGCCCTTCTGATCCGCCCGGACCGAACCGGCTCCGGGGCGGACCGGCCCGCCCGTCCGCCCCGGCCTCCTCCCCTTTTCCCACCTCCTCCCCCTTCCCCCCTTCTCCCTCTTTCCCCTCACCGAAGGGACACCCGCGATGGACTTCGCACAGCACACCATCGACCTCGCCCGCCGCAATGTCGCCGAGGGCGGCCGGCCGTTCGCGACCGTCATCGTCAAGGACGGCGAGATCCTGGCCGAGAGCCCGAACCGGGTCGCCCAGACCGGCGACCCCACGGCGCACGCCGAGATCCTCGCCGTCCGCGAGGCATGCACCGAGCTGGGCACCGAGCACCTCGTCGGCGCCACCATCTACGTGCTCGCCCACCCGTGCCCGATGTGCCTGGGGTCGCTGTACTACTGCTCACCGGACGAAGTGGTCTTCCTCACCACCCGGGACGCCTATGAACCGCACTATGTGGACGACCGCAAGTACTTCGAACTGGACACGTTCTACGGCGAGTTCGCCAAGAACTGGGACGAGCGCCGGCTGCCGATGCGCTACGAGCCGCGCGAGGGAGCGGTCGAGGTCTACCGGCTCTGGCAGGACCGCAACCAGGGCGAACGCCGCGTCGCCGGCGCGCCCGTCGCCCTCTGAGGGAGCCGACCATGACCCTCGTCGAACCGACCGGCGCCGAGATGCGGCATCTGGAGCGCGCCGTGGAACTGGCGGCCGAGGCACTGCGCGCCGGGGACGAGCCCTTCGGCTCGGTCCTGGTCGGTGCCGACGGCCAGGCCCTGGCGGAGGACCGCAACCGGGTGCGGACGCTGGGCGACAACACCCGGCACCCCGAGTTCGAGCTGGTCCGCTGGGCCACCGCCCGTCTCACCGCGCGGCAGCGCGCGGAGGCCACCGTCTTCACCTCCGGGGAGCACTGCCCCATGTGTGCCGCGGCCCACGGCTGGGCCGGTCTCGGCCGGATCGTCTATGTGCACTCGGCCGCCCAGCTGACCGACTGGCTGGCCGAGCTCGGCGTGGCACCGTCCCCGGTACGCTGTCTGCCGATCCAGGACGTGGTGCCCGGCCTGACGGTGCAGGGGCCCGTACCGGCCCTGACCGGCCGGATGCGCGAGCTGCACACCGACTTCCACACCGGTCGGCCCGACAGGACCGCGCCCTGACGGGCCGGCGGTGCCGGCACGGTTGCCGTGGTGTGCCGGCTCAGGGCCGTCCGGTCCCGCCGCGTTCCGGGTCCGTCCGTATCTCGGCCTCGCGCAGCACCTCCGCGATCGCGCGGAAGCCGCGGCGCTCGGCATGGGCGCGGGCCGTCGTCCCCTCGGCGTCCGGCAGCAGCGGGTCGGCACCCGCCGCGAGCAGCACCTCCACCACCTCCTGGTGGGTGCGCCCGCCGTCGCCGAGGATCACCGCCTCCAGCAGCGCCGTCCAGCCGAGCCGGTTGACGTGATTCACGTCGATGTCGGTCTCGGCCAGCACCGCCCGCACATAGGCCACATGACCACGCTCGCTCGCGGGGATCACCGACACCCCGCCGTACCGGTTGGTCAGCGTCAGGTCCGGCCCGCCGGGCAGCAGGGCGCGCATCATCGCCACACTGCCGGTGACACCGGTCACCAGCCAGGGACTGTCCGACCGGTCGTCCTGCGCGTTCACGTCCGCGCCCGCACCGACCAGCACCTCCGCCACCGCCGGCTCGTCGGCGAGGGCGGCCCGCAGCAGGGGCGTACGGCCCTGCTCGTCGCGCGCCTCCCGGTCGGCGCCGGCTGCCAGCGCCGCACGGACGGCCGCGACATCGCCGTGCTGTGCGGCGTCCAGCAGGGCACGGTCGGTCGGGGAAGGTGACTTCTTGGCCACGACGGGACTCCTCCAGGGGGCGGCGACGGACAACGCGACGACAACGGCCGCCAGGACGACAAGCAAAGCAGGGACACAGAAGCAGAAGCGGAACAAGGGGCTGGGGCCGGGACGGCGGGAGAGCCCGGCACGGCCGGCGGCGCGCGGGGCAGTAGCTCCCACGCGCCGCGGCGGCCGAGCGCTCTCCCGTTCGGGGACGCGTTTCATCAGAGGACGTCACTCGCTCGGGAGGTGCGATGGAATCAGCGCCCGTTGCTGATCGCCGCGACCCCGGCCCGGGCGAACTTCTCGTCCAGGTCGCCGGAGGGGGCACCCGCCACCCCGATGCCCGCGATCGGGGCGTTGCCGTAGGCCACCGGGGCACCGCCCGCCAGGAACAGCGTGCCCGGGATGTCCTTGAGGGTCGGCGCCGAGTCCAGCCGCTTGGCCAGCTCGGAGGTGGGCGCGTTCCAGGAGACGGCGGTGTAGGCCTTCCTGATCGCCGAGTCGTAGGACTGGGGTCCGGCGCCGTCGCCGCGCAGGGTGACGATCGTGTTGCCGTTACGGTCCACCACCGCGACGGTCACCCGCTGGCCCTCCTGCTGGGCGGCCTTGAGGGCGGCC encodes:
- a CDS encoding ROK family protein codes for the protein MEHVIALDVGGTGMKAALVGAGGELLHQTRRDTGRERGPDAVVESILAFAAELRAHGERHLGAPAAAVGVAVPGIVDADEGVAVYSANLGWRDVPLRALLGRRLGGVPVALGHDVRSGGLAEGRIGAGRGADRFLFVPLGTGIAGAIGIGGRVEAGAHGFAGEIGHVVVRPGGTPCPCGQQGCLERYASASAVSRAWAEATGDPEADAADCAKAVASGNGDALRVWQEAVDALADGLVTALTLLDPRTLIIGGGLAEAGETLFAPLRDAVRRRVTFQKLPSIVPAALGDTAGCLGAGLLAWDLLESTDPAEVTT
- the cynR gene encoding transcriptional regulator CynR — translated: MAPELRHLRYLLAVAEHGSFTRAAEELRISQPTLSQQVRQLERIVGVPLLDRTGRSVRLTDAGETYARHARRALRDLEAGRRAVQDVQDLSRGHLRLAATPTFSAYLVGPLVAALHDRHPGITLDLRELTQDRIESDLLADDLDLGIAFSGPHLPGVSSTTLFTETLSLVTGDHDPGDGPPRPLPVRDLGERQLALLNGDFATRSHIDAHFAAHRIRPRIAVEANSVQALVEIVRRAPIATVLPDAVTHDHPHLRPVPLEPALPARTVTLLRRGSSYQSAAARAFTRLTQDLVRARGYPGAGQ
- a CDS encoding ankyrin repeat domain-containing protein, which translates into the protein MAKKSPSPTDRALLDAAQHGDVAAVRAALAAGADREARDEQGRTPLLRAALADEPAVAEVLVGAGADVNAQDDRSDSPWLVTGVTGSVAMMRALLPGGPDLTLTNRYGGVSVIPASERGHVAYVRAVLAETDIDVNHVNRLGWTALLEAVILGDGGRTHQEVVEVLLAAGADPLLPDAEGTTARAHAERRGFRAIAEVLREAEIRTDPERGGTGRP
- a CDS encoding carbonic anhydrase → MRDLAEGVTRFQRDVHPVKADLFARLATHHTPHTLFIGCSDARVVPELITASEPGELFVVRTAGNLVPAHAPDPDAVAASIEFAVAVLGVSDIVVCGHSGCGAMTALAEAHDLREVPAVARWLRHADASRARTAARGDVAALVRQNVLAQLANLATHPSVARARAEGALTLHGWVYDIATGGVETVGTDDRATAGAA
- a CDS encoding nucleoside deaminase; the protein is MTLVEPTGAEMRHLERAVELAAEALRAGDEPFGSVLVGADGQALAEDRNRVRTLGDNTRHPEFELVRWATARLTARQRAEATVFTSGEHCPMCAAAHGWAGLGRIVYVHSAAQLTDWLAELGVAPSPVRCLPIQDVVPGLTVQGPVPALTGRMRELHTDFHTGRPDRTAP
- the nagA gene encoding N-acetylglucosamine-6-phosphate deacetylase encodes the protein MATRKILAGARVVLPTGTVDGGRLVVEGTRIAGHSPTGPAGSPVPDTETAENAENAEIIDVRGHWLVPGFVDMHNHGGGGASFSGTAEDALTAVRTHRLHGTTTVVASTVTDDMDVLVGHAGLLSELAEQGDIAGIHFEGPFISPCRKGAHSEALLRDPDPAEVRKLIDAARGRAKMVTLATELPGGLDSVRLLAEHGVIAAIGHTDATYEQTVAAIDAGATVATHLFNAMPQLGHRAPGPIAALLEDERITVELIDDGTHLHPASLQLAFHHAGAARVAFITDAMDAAGSGDGRYLLGPLEVEVSDGVARLVEGGSIAGSTLTLDRAFRRAVTVDRLPVEDVVAALSANPAKLLGVDDRVGSLEPGKDADLVLLDEDFVLKGVMRRGEWVVDPRLG
- a CDS encoding nucleoside deaminase → MDFAQHTIDLARRNVAEGGRPFATVIVKDGEILAESPNRVAQTGDPTAHAEILAVREACTELGTEHLVGATIYVLAHPCPMCLGSLYYCSPDEVVFLTTRDAYEPHYVDDRKYFELDTFYGEFAKNWDERRLPMRYEPREGAVEVYRLWQDRNQGERRVAGAPVAL
- a CDS encoding 1-phosphofructokinase family hexose kinase, whose product is MILTVTLNTALDITYRVRTLRPHGSHRVSEVAERPGGKGLNVARVLAALGHEVTATGFAGGGTGRLLREQLARTHGVVDALLPVGGATRRTVAVVDGTTGDTTQLNEPGPVITPAEWSAFLEAYENKVRSSAAVALCGSLPPGVPVGAYAQLVRTARAAGVPVLLDTSGEPLRRGVAARPDMVKPNADELAELTGSHEPLGATRDARRRGAHTVIASLGAQGLLAVNAEGHWRAGPPHRLRGNPTGAGDSAVAGLLSGLVDGLPWPARLARAVALSTATVLAPAAGEFDRRAYEELLGRVTVTEEANAA
- a CDS encoding GlcG/HbpS family heme-binding protein, whose amino-acid sequence is MQHKARKFSARARIVTAAAALAVVGAGAAGAVSASADTPAAAPAAVKNRATTTSTHLTAEAATDAARAALKAAQQEGQRVTVAVVDRNGNTIVTLRGDGAGPQSYDSAIRKAYTAVSWNAPTSELAKRLDSAPTLKDIPGTLFLAGGAPVAYGNAPIAGIGVAGAPSGDLDEKFARAGVAAISNGR
- a CDS encoding DUF3263 domain-containing protein, which translates into the protein MEELTVREKAILALEERGFPGPGAKERAIRERLGLAPVRYYQLLNALLDDPRALAHAPVTVNRLRRVRESRRAER
- the cynS gene encoding cyanase, with amino-acid sequence MPHAQFDPTARETLAITAVEAKTRKDLTWQQIADASGLSVAFTTAAVLGQHALPEASAQAVGELLGLDADAVTLLQTIPTRGSIPGGIPTDPTIYRFYEMLQVYGTTLKALVHEQFGDGIISAINFKLEVKKVADPEGGERAVITLDGKYLPTKPF